A genomic region of Miscanthus floridulus cultivar M001 chromosome 3, ASM1932011v1, whole genome shotgun sequence contains the following coding sequences:
- the LOC136545287 gene encoding type I inositol polyphosphate 5-phosphatase 4-like — MTEESAKKSKLSWSKSLVRKWFNIRPKAQDFHADFDAGQARDGGSGSWRPSCSSSEASASTAAKKSRTDRSSSKRSAERARRGKNNFDAARLTEVQDYRIFAATWNVGGKSPPRGLNLDEWLHTSPPADIYVLGFQEIVPLNAGNVLGTEDNLPAKKWVSLIRRTLNKNPGASGCGGYHTPSPVLDPVVELDADFEGSARRQENFSFFHRRSFHNLSRSLRMDGDFMFPQARLDRRFSVCDPVNLGGRPSDFDGNLRCPGSPDEENIDMEVSDGAQISPFPHSYSASAPSEQNDDQSNSSRYCLVASKQMVGIFLTVWVRNEIRDDVRNLKVSCVGRGLMGYLGNKGSISISMSLHQTSFCFICCHLTSGEKEGDELRRNSDVLEILRKTRFPRVHGAGDVKSPETILEHDRIIWLGDLNYRIALSYCSAKALVEMHNWKQLLEKDQLRMQQRYGRVFQGWKEGRIYFPPTYKYSFNSDRYAGEGRHPKEKRRTPAWCDRILWYGNGLNQLSYVRGESRFSDHRPVYSIFLAEVDIVHQRRRNMGYFSSRIEVEELLPHSQSYREIKFY; from the exons ATGACGGAAGAGAgcgccaagaagagcaag CTTTCATGGTCCAAGTCCCTCGTGAGGAAGTGGTTCAACATCCGCCCCAAGGCGCAGGACTTCCATGCTGATTTCGACGCCGGCCAGG CAAGGGACGGTGGTAGTGGATCATGGAGGCCCAGCTGTTCCTCGAGCGAAGCAAGCGCAAGCACTGCTGCCAAGAAAAGCAGAACTG ACCGATCGTCTTCAAAGCGGAGTGCTGAACGCGCTCGCCGAGGGAAGAATAATTTTGATGCAGCACGCCTGACGGAAGTGCAAGATTACAG GATCTTTGCTGCAACGTGGAACGTCGGTGGTAAGTCACCACCAAGGGGGCTAAATTTAGATGAATGGCTCCATACTTCTCCTCCTGCCGATATCTATGTCTTGGG GTTTCAAGAGATTGTCCCTTTGAACGCGGGAAACGTTCTTGGCACTGAAGATAACCTTCCAGCCAAGAAGTGGGTGTCCCTTATTAGGCGGACACTGAACAAGAATCCTGGAGCTAGTGGTTGTGGTGGCTATCATACACCCTCACCAGTCCTTGATCCAGTTGTAGAACTGGATGCTGATTTTGAGGGGTCTGCAAGAAGGCAGGAGAACTTCTCATTCTTTCATCGCCGGTCGTTCCACAACCTCAGCCGTAGTTTAAGAATGGATGGGGACTTCATGTTCCCGCAAGCAAGGCTAGACCGCAGGTTTAGCGTTTGCGATCCAGTCAACTTAGGAGGCAGACCAAGTGATTTTGATGGAAATTTGCGCTGCCCTGGATCACCTGATGAGGAAAACATAGATATGGAAGTGAGtgatggtgcacaaatttcaccATTCCCTCATAGCTACAGTGCATCTGCACCTTCTGAACAAAATGATGATCAATCAAACAGCTCTAG GTATTGCTTAGTTGCCAGCAAACAAATGGTTGGCATATTTCTCACAGTTTGGGTACGCAATGAAATAAGAGATGATGTTAGAAACTTGAAAGTTTCTTGTGTGGGTAGAGGATTGATGGGTTATCTTGGAAACAAG GGTTCAATTTCAATAAGCATGTCTTTGCACCAGACAAGCTTCTGCTTCATATGTTGTCATTTGACGTCAGGGGAAAAGGAAGGGGATGAACTGCGCAGGAATTCTGATGTTCTAGAAATTTTAAGGAAGACCAGATTCCCGCGGGTTCATGGTGCTGGTGATGTTAAGTCACCTGAAACAATTCTTGAGCATGA TCGGATTATATGGCTTGGGGATTTGAATTATCGGATTGCCCTATCGTATTGTTCGGCAAAGGCTCTTGTCGAAATGCATAACTGGAAGCAATTGTTGGAGAAAGATCAG CTGCGGATGCAACAAAGATATGGACGTGTTTTCCAGGGTTGGAAAGAAGGGAGGATCTATTTTCCTCCCACATACAAATATTCATTCAACTCAGATCGGTATGCTGGAGAGGGCAGGCACCCTAAAGAGAAGAGGAGAACACCAGCATG GTGTGATCGCATTCTCTGGTATGGGAACGGCCTCAATCAGCTGTCTTATGTTCGTGGAGAGTCTCGTTTCTCCGACCACAGGCCGGTGTACAGTATTTTCTTGGCAGAGGTTGACATTGTACACCAAAGGAGGAGAAACATGGGATATTTCAGCTCTAGAATTGAGGTGGAAGAGCTCTTGCCACATTCTCAGAGCTATAGAGAAATAAAGTTTTATTGA